A single genomic interval of Picosynechococcus sp. PCC 7003 harbors:
- a CDS encoding type II toxin-antitoxin system RelE/ParE family toxin: MAGYSIEFLKTAQKELSKLPKGTQKRIIEKIEALINNPYPPDTKKLKNGNGRFRIRVGNYRIIYRIENEKLIILIIKIGHRREIYQ; encoded by the coding sequence ATGGCTGGCTATAGCATTGAGTTCTTGAAGACTGCTCAAAAAGAACTCTCTAAATTGCCCAAAGGTACTCAGAAGCGCATCATTGAAAAAATTGAAGCCCTGATCAATAATCCGTATCCACCAGATACCAAAAAACTTAAAAATGGTAATGGTCGCTTTCGGATTAGAGTAGGAAATTACCGCATTATCTATAGAATTGAAAACGAAAAGCTCATTATTCTGATCATTAAAATTGGACATCGCCGAGAAATTTACCAATAA
- a CDS encoding DUF2281 domain-containing protein produces the protein MTEREQLIQEIEKLPDYLVHKILEILLEEKQEKSNIDQSKKLRPFGLCEGEFIVPDDFDEPLSKNII, from the coding sequence ATGACAGAAAGAGAACAACTGATCCAAGAAATCGAAAAACTGCCAGACTATTTAGTCCATAAAATTCTGGAAATCTTACTCGAAGAAAAACAAGAAAAATCAAATATTGACCAGTCAAAGAAATTACGTCCTTTTGGACTGTGTGAAGGAGAATTTATTGTTCCTGACGACTTTGATGAGCCATTGAGCAAAAATATCATTTAA
- a CDS encoding DNA methyltransferase: MAVTRDSLQAFVDYCKAYIQGDEKSEAQTFLTRFFQAFGHVGIKEVGAEFEERVKKASKKDKTGFADLVWSPAPGVKGIVVEMKKRGTDLALHYSQLEKYWLRLTPKPRYSILCNFDEFWVYDFNNQVDEPVDRVKLEDLPHRAGTFSFMEIGGREPVFRNNQVEVTERTAKRMGEFYRLVRSRGEKEKFVYFTETQLQRFTLQCVLAMFAEDRNLLPRDLFVGLVQDCLAGRDNAYDAFSGLFRAMDQPGIVPQGRYQGVDYFNGGLFGEIQPIPLEKSELEILDVCARDDWANIRPSIFGNIFESAIDADERHARGIHYTSEKDIRQIVRPTIADYWEGKIDQATTYEDLEKLKQELREYRVLDPACGSGNFLYVAYQELKRLERVLLNKIYERRKRFQGDALQQEELGIVTPLQFFGMDTNPFAVQLARVTMMIARKIAIDKFGLNEPALPLDSLDQNIVCKDALFNDWPKADAIIGNPPFLGGKHARLALGDEYMERVFKKFADVKDSVDFCSYWFRKAHDQLDGNGRAGLVGTNSISQGKSRTASLEYIVQNGGFIHEAVSTQPWSGEANVHVSLVNWAKQAPKHYLLDNREVKSINSSLTELFDVSQAFRIEQNKDFAFQGVIPVGKDFYIKPEIAKAWIKQNSVNRQVLKWSVSAGDLTDKVNGEPSRWIIDFNDLSLEDASNYKLPFNHLKEFVKPVRDTNRRQTTRENWWQFGEKRPAMRQAIELLALYFAVPRHSKWFIFIPCKLDWLPADSTTVVASDDFYVLGILTSDVHRQWVKAQSSTLKGDTRYTHNTCFETFPFPQMASAKLTQQIRQAMINLHEYRSAQMEAKQWGITKLYNAFFDEPASQLHKLHKQLDALVLKAYGFKKDDDILEKLLELNLALAEKEKNGENIVGPWAIDNPPK, from the coding sequence ATGGCAGTAACCCGTGATTCTCTCCAGGCATTTGTGGATTACTGCAAGGCGTATATCCAAGGGGATGAGAAGTCAGAGGCGCAGACATTTTTAACGCGATTTTTTCAAGCGTTTGGCCATGTGGGGATCAAGGAAGTTGGGGCTGAGTTTGAGGAGCGGGTCAAAAAAGCGAGCAAGAAGGATAAAACGGGTTTTGCAGATTTGGTTTGGTCGCCCGCCCCTGGGGTAAAGGGGATCGTGGTGGAGATGAAAAAGCGGGGCACGGATCTGGCGCTGCATTATTCCCAGCTTGAAAAATATTGGCTGCGGCTGACCCCGAAACCACGCTATTCGATCCTCTGCAATTTTGATGAGTTTTGGGTCTATGACTTTAACAACCAAGTCGATGAGCCTGTAGACCGGGTGAAGTTAGAGGATCTCCCCCATCGGGCGGGGACGTTCTCATTTATGGAGATTGGCGGTCGGGAACCCGTCTTTCGCAACAATCAGGTCGAGGTAACGGAACGCACAGCTAAACGCATGGGGGAATTTTATCGGCTGGTGCGATCGCGAGGCGAAAAGGAAAAATTTGTTTATTTCACGGAAACGCAACTGCAACGGTTTACCCTGCAATGTGTCCTAGCGATGTTCGCTGAAGACCGGAACCTTCTGCCACGGGATCTGTTTGTGGGGTTGGTGCAGGACTGTTTAGCGGGGCGGGACAATGCCTATGATGCGTTTAGTGGGTTGTTTCGGGCGATGGATCAGCCGGGGATCGTGCCCCAGGGTCGCTATCAGGGGGTGGACTATTTTAATGGGGGCTTGTTTGGTGAGATTCAGCCAATTCCCTTGGAAAAGAGCGAGTTAGAAATTCTGGATGTTTGTGCGCGGGATGATTGGGCGAATATCCGGCCCTCGATTTTTGGGAATATTTTTGAGAGTGCCATTGATGCGGATGAGCGCCATGCCAGGGGGATTCATTACACCTCTGAGAAAGATATTCGGCAGATTGTGCGACCGACGATCGCCGACTATTGGGAAGGAAAAATCGACCAAGCGACGACCTACGAAGATCTCGAAAAACTGAAGCAGGAATTACGGGAATATCGGGTGTTGGATCCGGCGTGCGGTTCGGGAAATTTCCTTTATGTGGCCTATCAGGAGTTGAAGCGGCTTGAACGGGTTTTGCTGAATAAAATCTATGAGCGGCGGAAGCGGTTCCAGGGGGACGCTTTACAGCAGGAAGAACTGGGGATTGTGACGCCATTGCAGTTTTTTGGGATGGATACAAATCCGTTTGCGGTGCAGTTGGCGCGGGTGACGATGATGATCGCCCGGAAGATTGCGATTGATAAGTTTGGGTTGAATGAGCCTGCTTTGCCGTTGGATTCTTTGGATCAAAATATTGTCTGCAAGGATGCGCTATTTAATGACTGGCCGAAGGCTGACGCGATCATCGGCAATCCGCCTTTTCTTGGTGGTAAACACGCCCGATTAGCTCTGGGTGATGAATATATGGAGCGGGTTTTTAAAAAATTTGCTGATGTCAAAGATTCAGTGGATTTTTGTAGTTATTGGTTTCGGAAAGCCCACGATCAACTGGATGGAAACGGTCGGGCTGGTTTAGTTGGCACAAATTCCATTAGCCAAGGGAAAAGCCGCACAGCCTCTTTGGAATATATTGTGCAAAATGGCGGGTTTATTCACGAAGCAGTTTCAACACAACCCTGGTCAGGGGAAGCAAATGTTCATGTCAGCTTAGTGAATTGGGCAAAGCAAGCACCAAAACATTATCTTTTGGATAATCGAGAAGTCAAAAGTATCAATAGCTCTTTGACAGAGCTTTTTGATGTCAGTCAAGCCTTTAGAATTGAACAAAATAAGGATTTTGCTTTTCAAGGTGTAATTCCTGTCGGGAAAGATTTTTATATTAAGCCAGAAATCGCAAAAGCTTGGATTAAACAAAATTCAGTCAATAGACAAGTTTTAAAGTGGTCAGTTTCAGCAGGAGATTTGACAGACAAAGTGAACGGTGAACCAAGCCGCTGGATTATTGATTTTAATGATTTATCTTTAGAAGATGCTAGTAATTACAAATTACCGTTCAATCATCTCAAGGAATTTGTAAAACCCGTGCGCGATACAAATCGACGACAAACAACGCGAGAAAATTGGTGGCAATTTGGAGAAAAACGCCCTGCAATGCGTCAAGCAATCGAGCTACTAGCTCTTTACTTTGCAGTTCCAAGACATTCTAAATGGTTTATTTTTATTCCTTGTAAATTAGATTGGCTTCCTGCTGACTCAACAACTGTTGTGGCTTCGGATGATTTTTATGTGTTGGGAATTTTGACATCAGATGTTCATCGCCAATGGGTCAAAGCCCAAAGCTCAACCCTAAAAGGTGATACCCGTTACACCCACAACACTTGTTTTGAAACTTTTCCCTTTCCCCAGATGGCGAGTGCAAAACTCACCCAACAGATCCGCCAAGCGATGATCAACCTCCACGAATATCGCAGCGCCCAAATGGAAGCCAAACAATGGGGGATTACCAAACTTTACAACGCCTTTTTCGATGAACCCGCCAGCCAACTCCATAAACTCCACAAACAGCTTGATGCCCTTGTTCTCAAAGCCTATGGCTTCAAAAAAGACGATGACATCCTCGAAAAACTTTTAGAGTTGAACCTCGCCCTGGCCGAAAAAGAAAAAAATGGCGAAAATATAGTTGGCCCCTGGGCGATCGATAACCCACCAAAATAA
- a CDS encoding type II toxin-antitoxin system VapC family toxin, translating to MERLVIDAGPLIALVSHQDRYHELAQAGFTQIPKVFGEIITPLPIVFEVYKFVSRRESIQAAQFLLTTLQANTVIQTISPTDFQEIYELSLRSPQWRGSLEDASVLVLAKQMQARVWTIDYRDLGFFEDIGFWHP from the coding sequence ATGGAACGACTGGTAATCGATGCAGGCCCACTAATTGCTCTCGTTTCTCACCAGGATCGATATCATGAGCTAGCTCAAGCCGGCTTTACCCAAATCCCAAAAGTTTTTGGGGAAATCATTACCCCTTTACCGATTGTTTTTGAGGTTTACAAATTCGTTTCACGCCGTGAGTCAATCCAAGCGGCTCAATTCCTTTTGACAACTTTGCAGGCCAATACAGTCATTCAGACTATTTCTCCAACGGATTTTCAAGAGATTTACGAACTCAGCCTTCGTTCACCCCAATGGCGAGGCAGTTTAGAAGATGCTTCTGTGCTGGTCTTAGCAAAACAAATGCAAGCGAGGGTTTGGACAATTGATTACAGAGATCTCGGCTTTTTTGAAGATATTGGTTTTTGGCATCCCTGA
- a CDS encoding NAD(P)/FAD-dependent oxidoreductase yields the protein MVNTQLPNLTPKTDKHKVVILGGGFGGLYAAKTLGKYEAAVDVTLIDKRNFHLFQPLLYQVATGTLSPADIASPLRGVLSGNKNTHVLLDEVVDIDPDSKTVVMNEGIVNYDSLIVATGVSHHYFGNDHWKPYAPGLKTVEDALEIRHRIFMAFEAAEKETDPALQQAWLTFVIIGGGPTGVELAGAIAEIAYSVLKKDFRKIDTTRARIILLEGMDRVLPPYDPSLSAKAQKSLENLGVQVQTKSLVTNIEDHLVTFKQGDEQLEIAAKTIVWAAGVKASGMSKVLEDRLGATLDRAGRVIVEPNLSVAGYPDVFVIGDLANFPHQNERPLPGVAPVAMQEGEYVAKLIKQRVNGQEMAPFRYMELGSLAVIGQNAAVVDLGFVKFSGFLAWLIWIFAHVYYLIEFDNKMVVMLQWGWNYVTRGRGARLITGEKDLVSGFKLYQEAADKETKVNIKVEA from the coding sequence ATGGTCAATACGCAACTCCCCAATCTCACCCCCAAGACAGATAAGCATAAAGTGGTGATTCTCGGTGGTGGTTTTGGTGGCCTCTATGCCGCGAAAACCCTCGGTAAATACGAGGCTGCCGTGGATGTCACCCTGATCGACAAACGCAATTTCCACCTGTTTCAACCCCTGCTGTACCAAGTGGCAACGGGTACCCTGTCCCCTGCGGATATCGCTTCGCCTTTGCGCGGCGTCCTCAGCGGCAACAAAAACACCCATGTGCTCCTCGATGAAGTGGTCGATATCGACCCCGACAGCAAAACGGTGGTGATGAACGAAGGGATCGTCAACTATGACAGTTTGATCGTCGCTACGGGGGTCAGCCACCACTACTTTGGGAATGACCATTGGAAACCCTACGCACCGGGCCTGAAAACCGTTGAAGATGCCCTCGAAATTCGCCATCGCATTTTTATGGCCTTTGAGGCAGCCGAAAAGGAAACAGACCCCGCTCTGCAACAGGCTTGGTTGACCTTTGTGATCATTGGGGGTGGCCCCACGGGGGTAGAACTCGCCGGGGCGATCGCCGAAATTGCCTACAGCGTTCTGAAAAAAGATTTCCGTAAAATTGATACTACCCGCGCCCGGATTATTCTCCTAGAAGGGATGGATCGAGTCTTGCCCCCCTACGATCCGAGTTTGTCGGCGAAGGCGCAAAAATCCCTGGAAAATCTAGGGGTGCAGGTACAAACCAAGAGCCTCGTCACGAACATCGAAGACCACCTCGTCACCTTTAAACAGGGCGATGAGCAGCTTGAAATTGCCGCAAAAACCATTGTCTGGGCCGCTGGGGTTAAAGCGTCTGGCATGAGTAAAGTCCTCGAAGACCGTTTAGGAGCGACCCTAGACCGGGCCGGTCGCGTCATTGTCGAGCCGAATCTAAGCGTTGCCGGTTATCCCGATGTATTTGTCATTGGGGACTTGGCAAACTTCCCCCACCAAAATGAACGGCCTTTGCCTGGGGTGGCGCCGGTGGCGATGCAAGAAGGAGAATATGTGGCAAAACTGATCAAACAACGGGTCAATGGTCAGGAGATGGCCCCCTTCCGTTATATGGAATTGGGTAGCCTGGCCGTGATTGGGCAAAATGCCGCCGTTGTGGATCTGGGTTTTGTGAAATTCTCTGGCTTCCTGGCCTGGTTAATCTGGATCTTTGCCCACGTTTACTACCTAATCGAGTTTGATAACAAGATGGTGGTGATGCTCCAGTGGGGTTGGAACTACGTCACTAGAGGTCGGGGCGCTCGCCTGATTACCGGAGAAAAAGATCTCGTCTCTGGATTCAAGCTCTACCAAGAAGCTGCGGATAAAGAAACGAAGGTCAACATCAAAGTAGAAGCCTAA
- a CDS encoding 16S rRNA (uracil(1498)-N(3))-methyltransferase codes for MQRLVVSEAQFADLSRVNLTAEQRHYLLSVLRLRAGDRLIVLNGLGQAWVGELTETEEIQLIESQPLQTECPIPVKLVAALPKNGFDEVVRCCTELGVTQIYPVISARTILKPSENKLKRWRKIATEAAEQSERAIVPKIETPQPFLTLLENLSPEQTYLCGAREKSWHLLDVLPPNLPPEITVLIGPEGGWTETEIQQAIAKNIPVVSLGSSILRAVTASITAIALVNSYCRPKN; via the coding sequence ATGCAGCGTTTGGTGGTTTCTGAGGCGCAATTTGCTGATCTTTCTAGGGTTAATTTAACGGCAGAACAACGGCATTATCTGCTAAGTGTGTTACGGTTGCGCGCGGGCGATCGCCTGATTGTGTTAAATGGCTTAGGTCAAGCTTGGGTGGGGGAGTTGACCGAGACTGAGGAAATTCAACTAATAGAATCCCAGCCCCTCCAAACAGAATGTCCGATTCCGGTGAAATTAGTGGCAGCGCTGCCGAAAAATGGCTTTGATGAAGTGGTGCGTTGCTGTACAGAATTAGGAGTAACGCAGATCTATCCGGTGATTTCTGCGCGGACAATTTTAAAACCGAGTGAAAATAAGTTAAAACGCTGGCGCAAAATTGCCACCGAAGCCGCAGAACAATCGGAACGGGCAATTGTGCCGAAAATTGAAACACCACAACCTTTTTTAACGCTTTTAGAAAACCTTTCGCCAGAGCAAACCTATCTCTGTGGCGCACGGGAAAAATCATGGCATCTTCTGGATGTTTTACCGCCAAATCTCCCGCCAGAAATTACGGTACTGATCGGGCCGGAGGGGGGCTGGACAGAGACAGAAATCCAACAGGCGATCGCCAAAAATATTCCGGTGGTTTCCTTGGGAAGCTCTATCTTACGGGCAGTGACGGCTTCGATTACGGCGATCGCCCTGGTGAATAGTTACTGTCGCCCCAAAAACTAA
- the mtnA gene encoding S-methyl-5-thioribose-1-phosphate isomerase: MSNSINPIVWQEDRVLLVDQTLLPLACKVVEIKTYQAMAEAIRTMIVRGAPAIGVSAAYGLYLGAKEIQTTDRTIFLEKLEAIAETLRQTRPTAVNLFWAIDRVMATVQGATGSIPELQNLILNTAKAIHDEDLATCQAIGDQGLAVLPETPEKLTILTHCNAGGLATAGYGTALGVIRSAWRENRLAMVYADETRPRLQGSKLTTWECVQEGIPVTQICDNMAAHCMQQGRIDAVVVGADRITANGDAANKIGTYSLAIVAKAHNVPFFVAAPLSTVDFSLSDGKQIPIEERDPQEVYQIGDTRICPEGVQFYNPAFDVTPAHLITAIITEKGAVAPDQLINLKG, encoded by the coding sequence ATGAGCAACTCCATTAACCCCATCGTTTGGCAAGAAGACCGCGTCCTCCTCGTGGATCAAACCCTGCTCCCCCTCGCCTGTAAAGTCGTCGAAATTAAAACCTACCAGGCCATGGCTGAGGCGATCCGCACGATGATTGTCCGGGGAGCGCCTGCCATTGGGGTTTCTGCTGCCTATGGTCTATACCTGGGGGCGAAGGAAATCCAAACCACGGACCGCACCATTTTCCTTGAAAAGTTAGAGGCGATCGCCGAAACCCTCCGGCAAACCAGACCCACCGCAGTCAACCTCTTTTGGGCCATTGATCGGGTGATGGCAACGGTGCAAGGGGCGACTGGTAGTATTCCTGAGTTGCAAAACTTGATTCTTAATACCGCCAAGGCGATCCACGATGAAGACCTCGCCACCTGCCAGGCGATCGGTGACCAGGGGTTAGCGGTTCTCCCCGAAACCCCCGAAAAGTTAACGATCCTCACCCATTGCAATGCGGGTGGTTTAGCTACAGCGGGTTATGGCACAGCTTTAGGCGTGATTCGCTCAGCCTGGCGGGAAAACCGGTTGGCCATGGTCTACGCCGACGAAACCCGACCCCGGCTCCAAGGCTCGAAGCTCACCACCTGGGAATGTGTCCAGGAAGGGATTCCCGTCACCCAAATCTGTGACAACATGGCCGCCCATTGTATGCAGCAAGGGCGCATCGATGCGGTGGTGGTGGGGGCCGACCGGATTACGGCCAACGGGGATGCGGCGAATAAGATTGGCACCTACAGTTTGGCGATCGTCGCGAAGGCCCATAATGTGCCTTTCTTTGTGGCGGCGCCCCTATCGACAGTAGATTTTTCCCTCAGCGACGGTAAGCAAATTCCCATTGAAGAGCGCGATCCCCAGGAAGTCTATCAAATTGGCGACACGCGCATTTGCCCAGAAGGGGTGCAGTTTTATAATCCGGCCTTTGATGTGACCCCGGCCCACCTGATCACGGCGATCATCACGGAAAAAGGGGCAGTAGCTCCCGACCAGTTGATTAATCTCAAGGGCTAA